One part of the Algibacter sp. L1A34 genome encodes these proteins:
- a CDS encoding DNA cytosine methyltransferase has translation MRFIDLFAGLGGFHIALERLGHECVFASEKKEYLAKLYEENFNIGVNRDITKVDIPNIPEFDILCAGFPCQPFSKAGDQMGLDDEKNGNLFDKLVEIIDYHKPEYFILENVRNLKSHDDFNTWKYIKDKLENKLGYIIDDKILSPHNYGIPQHRERIFIIGSRTNLQHFNWPEPSESTDSILNFLDVNPSDATKLEDEKISVIKLWQEFIDKIPLEDSLPGFPIWSMEFGATYPFEYEIPFRTSSIALGKSKGKFGVPLKGMTREEKFNNLPNYAKKNQLHKKTGKPIPFPNWKKHYIRSNRAFYEKYKAELHPIVKKINELGVSSWQKFEWNVQGGERDLSKYIIQFRGSGVRVKKTDFFPSLVTVSTQIPIISWEYRYITPTEGARIQSLNGIKLPENLGSCFGALGNAVNAHVVELIARELIVAEDIHIDIVPNNNINKEEIISI, from the coding sequence ATGAGATTTATAGATTTATTTGCTGGTTTAGGAGGATTTCATATAGCACTTGAAAGACTTGGACATGAGTGTGTTTTCGCTAGTGAAAAAAAAGAATATTTGGCTAAGTTATATGAAGAAAACTTTAATATTGGCGTAAACCGTGATATAACAAAAGTTGATATACCTAATATACCTGAATTTGATATTCTTTGTGCAGGATTCCCTTGCCAACCATTTTCCAAAGCTGGAGACCAAATGGGACTTGACGATGAAAAAAATGGAAATTTATTTGATAAATTAGTAGAAATCATTGATTATCACAAACCTGAATATTTTATTTTAGAAAATGTTAGGAATCTAAAAAGTCATGATGATTTTAATACATGGAAATACATTAAAGATAAGCTAGAGAACAAACTTGGATACATAATTGACGATAAAATTTTATCCCCACATAATTACGGAATCCCACAACATAGAGAAAGAATATTTATTATAGGTTCTAGAACTAATTTACAACATTTTAATTGGCCAGAACCATCAGAATCAACTGATTCAATATTAAATTTTTTAGATGTAAATCCATCTGATGCAACCAAACTTGAAGATGAAAAAATTTCAGTTATTAAATTGTGGCAGGAATTTATTGATAAAATTCCCTTAGAAGATAGTTTACCTGGTTTTCCTATTTGGAGTATGGAATTTGGAGCAACTTATCCTTTTGAATATGAAATACCATTTAGAACTTCTTCTATTGCTTTAGGTAAAAGTAAAGGGAAATTTGGTGTACCTCTCAAAGGTATGACTAGAGAAGAAAAATTTAATAATTTACCTAATTATGCAAAGAAAAATCAATTACATAAAAAAACAGGAAAACCTATTCCGTTTCCTAATTGGAAAAAACATTATATAAGAAGTAATAGAGCTTTTTATGAAAAGTATAAAGCAGAATTGCATCCAATTGTGAAAAAAATTAATGAATTAGGTGTATCTAGTTGGCAAAAATTTGAATGGAATGTCCAAGGGGGAGAGAGAGATTTATCTAAATATATAATACAATTTAGAGGTTCAGGTGTTAGAGTTAAAAAAACAGATTTCTTTCCTTCATTAGTTACTGTAAGTACACAAATACCAATTATTAGTTGGGAATATAGATATATAACTCCAACAGAAGGTGCTCGTATACAATCTTTAAACGGAATTAAATTACCTGAGAATCTAGGAAGTTGCTTTGGAGCTCTTGGTAATGCCGTTAATGCACATGTTGTTGAATTGATTGCTAGAGAGTTGATTGTTGCAGAAGATATTCATATCGATATAGTACCAAATAATAATATTAATAAAGAAGAAATAATTTCAATATAA
- a CDS encoding outer membrane beta-barrel protein, protein MKHSIIVFTAFLISAMSYGQFQISASGGYAIGSAGMKLGETVSLSETENSYGSYGEGLNAQLRGTYFFNDTFGLDLSLGYLHGSDQTVSKVNVPGTEIDAVARARAYGAALSLVYKFNKNTYARLGALGKLGGKTEAVVYRKATFTDAERAENGLPSGSYSETNYVEDYHGHFPLGVVAALGYEFELDTNFSLFVEAEYYGISLKRKDSEITEFNSDIFTGDGTLVATYTLDNLPEGTDKITTYVDNLSNTNTDTSKELAVKVPYSSFGINFGIIYKFKGSSKKQ, encoded by the coding sequence ATGAAACATTCAATCATAGTATTTACAGCCTTTTTAATAAGCGCAATGTCTTATGGGCAATTCCAAATTTCGGCTAGTGGTGGCTATGCTATAGGTAGTGCTGGAATGAAATTAGGAGAAACCGTTTCTTTAAGTGAAACAGAAAACTCGTATGGCAGTTATGGTGAAGGTTTAAATGCACAATTAAGAGGAACTTATTTCTTCAACGATACTTTTGGTTTAGATTTAAGTCTTGGATATCTGCACGGTTCTGATCAAACAGTATCCAAAGTAAATGTTCCAGGTACCGAAATTGATGCTGTTGCAAGAGCTCGAGCTTATGGAGCCGCCTTATCTTTAGTTTATAAATTTAACAAAAACACTTATGCACGTTTAGGTGCTTTAGGTAAATTAGGTGGTAAAACAGAAGCTGTTGTGTATAGAAAAGCTACTTTTACAGACGCGGAACGTGCTGAAAATGGTCTACCGTCAGGTTCTTATTCTGAAACTAATTATGTAGAGGATTATCATGGTCATTTTCCTTTAGGAGTTGTTGCTGCTCTTGGGTATGAGTTTGAATTGGATACAAACTTTAGCCTTTTTGTTGAAGCTGAATATTACGGAATTAGTTTAAAACGTAAAGATTCTGAAATTACAGAGTTTAATTCCGATATTTTTACGGGAGATGGTACTCTTGTAGCAACTTACACCTTAGATAACTTGCCAGAAGGAACTGATAAAATTACAACTTACGTTGATAATCTTTCTAATACTAATACAGATACATCAAAAGAATTAGCTGTAAAAGTGCCATATTCTTCATTCGGAATTAATTTTGGTATTATTTATAAATTTAAAGGTTCTAGTAAAAAACAATAA
- a CDS encoding SH3 domain-containing protein: protein MKNVQNSILGLCLVAMSTMFGQTEPQVNFATATPSTTVSKVTYEYLLADHVYLRENPSIKGKAVALLPIGTKMVIEEKSEREDTLDGIKSNWYRVSIGNDSGWVWGGLIAQKTFGSEASHNVKFAYGFESATVNEAGEIEQKHQLRAFKNGVQIDKIVFNGHQSKALGMKNIGNKGLFNVEDIIALDIPATEGNENKGKMYIFWNNGKFTNVASLIDHCDTSYSKTESFVFPSDMEGVKSRLVLETFITDFKTIAKNETAKEDKKLIISEYKWNGYKLVKVEDTPESTEDLVASEHLNPINF, encoded by the coding sequence ATGAAAAATGTACAAAACAGTATCCTAGGATTATGCCTAGTAGCAATGTCAACCATGTTTGGCCAAACAGAACCACAAGTAAATTTCGCAACAGCAACACCAAGTACCACGGTAAGCAAAGTAACTTATGAATATTTACTTGCAGACCACGTTTACTTACGTGAAAATCCATCTATAAAGGGAAAGGCAGTAGCATTATTACCTATTGGAACCAAAATGGTTATAGAAGAAAAAAGTGAACGTGAAGATACCTTAGATGGTATTAAAAGCAACTGGTATCGCGTAAGTATTGGTAACGACTCTGGCTGGGTTTGGGGCGGTTTAATAGCTCAAAAAACCTTTGGGAGTGAAGCAAGCCACAACGTAAAATTTGCTTATGGCTTTGAAAGCGCTACCGTAAATGAAGCAGGCGAAATTGAACAAAAACATCAATTACGAGCTTTTAAAAACGGTGTTCAAATAGATAAAATTGTTTTCAACGGACATCAATCTAAAGCTTTAGGAATGAAAAATATTGGAAACAAAGGGTTGTTTAATGTTGAAGATATTATCGCTCTTGATATTCCTGCTACCGAAGGAAATGAAAATAAAGGCAAAATGTACATTTTTTGGAATAACGGAAAATTTACAAACGTAGCCAGTTTAATAGATCACTGCGATACATCTTACAGTAAAACAGAATCCTTCGTTTTTCCATCGGATATGGAAGGCGTAAAAAGCAGATTGGTTTTAGAGACTTTTATTACAGATTTTAAAACAATAGCTAAAAATGAAACCGCTAAGGAAGATAAAAAACTAATTATTAGTGAGTATAAATGGAATGGATACAAATTAGTTAAAGTTGAGGATACGCCAGAAAGCACGGAAGATTTAGTAGCTAGTGAGCATTTAAATCCTATTAATTTCTAA
- a CDS encoding nucleoside hydrolase — translation MQQQHHKLNIFKSVNFNKGIYVSLFQLILLVSVFTQVTAGAQVKDTRLPIIIDADTANEVDDLYAIVRAIKEPNFNILGITSAQFHTSPLATENTVQESQDINEKILNLMGNYSIPLPLGSNVPITNSTEPASSPASNFIVKMAHKLPAGEKLNVVILGSSTNVASAILEDPSIIDKLKVHYLGFWHTVETNAYNKKEFNTGNDPKAVDILLNTKDLDLSIMTATTSQHLVFTKAEVDAQLKNKGGIADYLINRWDTYERWWTKDDPEKKSWIMWDVAIIEALAHPELSKIETFLTPPENTPRLINIHTKIEVDLMKTDFWQSLNKK, via the coding sequence ATGCAACAACAACATCATAAACTCAATATATTTAAGAGCGTAAATTTCAATAAAGGAATTTACGTTTCTTTGTTTCAATTAATACTTTTAGTTTCTGTTTTTACTCAGGTTACAGCAGGCGCACAGGTAAAAGACACGCGTTTACCCATCATTATTGATGCCGATACCGCCAATGAAGTCGACGATCTTTATGCTATAGTTAGAGCTATTAAAGAACCGAATTTTAATATTTTGGGGATTACTTCGGCACAATTTCATACATCGCCATTAGCAACCGAAAACACCGTACAAGAAAGCCAAGATATTAACGAAAAGATACTGAACTTAATGGGGAATTACAGCATTCCGTTACCACTGGGAAGCAATGTACCGATAACCAATAGTACAGAACCAGCGAGTTCTCCGGCATCAAACTTCATTGTTAAAATGGCGCATAAATTACCCGCTGGCGAAAAGTTGAACGTGGTTATTTTAGGATCGAGCACCAATGTGGCGAGTGCTATTTTAGAAGATCCATCGATTATAGACAAACTAAAAGTGCATTATCTTGGTTTTTGGCATACCGTGGAAACCAACGCGTATAATAAAAAGGAATTCAATACAGGCAACGACCCCAAAGCGGTGGATATTCTTCTAAATACTAAAGATCTCGATTTAAGTATCATGACGGCAACAACCAGCCAACACTTGGTGTTTACTAAAGCAGAAGTGGATGCGCAATTAAAAAACAAAGGCGGTATTGCCGATTATTTAATAAACCGATGGGACACGTACGAGCGTTGGTGGACCAAAGACGATCCGGAAAAGAAAAGCTGGATTATGTGGGATGTTGCTATTATTGAAGCACTCGCACATCCGGAATTATCGAAGATTGAAACCTTTTTAACGCCTCCAGAAAACACACCACGTTTAATAAACATCCATACCAAAATAGAGGTAGACCTTATGAAAACAGATTTCTGGCAAAGCTTAAATAAAAAATAA
- a CDS encoding LytR/AlgR family response regulator transcription factor — MLTAIIVEDMIDALQLLKSDLETRHPEVEIIATAQSVVEAAKVLRKKQPDILFLDIMLGDGTGFDILEIFPDLKSKIIFVTASDEFAIRAFKFAAIDYVLKPYAYEELDLAVDRAKKQIQPNKERLTILKETLSAPEQKPDKISLHTLDKIIIVSLDDIIRCESDSNNTIFHLQDKRKVFVTKTLKYFADMLKSYSFIRIHQSHLVNLDYVSEYIKSDGGYLMLKNGENVPVSVRKKTEIIEILDTMHR, encoded by the coding sequence ATGCTTACAGCCATTATTGTAGAAGACATGATTGATGCTTTACAGCTTTTAAAAAGCGATTTAGAAACCAGGCATCCCGAAGTTGAAATTATTGCCACCGCACAAAGTGTTGTAGAAGCAGCAAAGGTTTTACGTAAGAAACAACCCGATATTCTATTTTTAGATATTATGTTAGGCGATGGAACTGGTTTTGATATTCTAGAGATTTTTCCAGATTTAAAATCGAAAATTATCTTTGTAACAGCCAGTGATGAGTTTGCTATTAGAGCCTTTAAATTTGCGGCTATAGATTATGTTTTAAAGCCGTACGCTTACGAGGAATTGGATTTGGCTGTAGATCGTGCTAAAAAGCAAATACAACCTAATAAGGAACGATTAACCATTTTAAAAGAAACACTTTCTGCTCCAGAACAAAAGCCAGATAAAATATCGTTACACACACTAGATAAAATTATTATTGTGAGTTTAGATGATATTATTCGTTGTGAATCTGATAGTAATAACACCATTTTTCATCTTCAAGACAAGCGTAAGGTGTTTGTAACTAAAACATTGAAGTATTTTGCAGATATGCTTAAAAGCTACAGTTTTATCAGAATTCACCAAAGTCACTTGGTTAATTTAGATTATGTTAGTGAATACATAAAATCTGATGGCGGTTATTTAATGCTGAAAAATGGCGAAAATGTTCCAGTTTCTGTTCGAAAGAAAACAGAGATTATTGAGATTTTAGATACGATGCATAGGTGA
- a CDS encoding two-component regulator propeller domain-containing protein encodes MSKKHTTYFLLFLLFVSSIISAQNSQLRSYSIEDGLPQSQVYDIVQDEIGYLWLGTQGGGLCNFDGTNFSVWNENDGLLSNYIHALYTSNDSLYIGTNLGLSIKVKNKFSNYKSPQVNHFYKSENGLYLGTAQGIYSYSNTEKLKKLSINTDIDSSIVNAIVFDGTFYWIATNTGLWKTNKLEGTGIQIEKIEENNFKSVAYNNHKIFAATYRDGILILDPKGNEAPILLREPLGINSMEIHNKNELWVATDNDGITIIDTQNYAEKRNINKSKGLSVSHIRKTFTDRQSNIWIATSGGGFYKYFQNNFQHFDASSGLKGNRIYAVHHAKNSLWISSSEAGLTQIDTLGIHHIPKIKGFSNIKIKTITSDDYGNIWAGSDGNGVLLRTTKTVDSLVPDYSDSLNVVTKVFTKTVIKNKVLNTENGFPFDWIRKLVKGQNTMWAATYSSGIIQFNYDNERDSLVIKKRYGKKSGITDLYIKDIALDNQNRLWYATQTGLLGYIQDGKQTALGAVLNQQTAIRTLLFHQDKLFLGTAGKGIWVSEISDNTPIFKPLKGAKKMSSENIYQLIFDNQGYLWAGTERGVDKIQLNQDSDIEDIYHFGRNDGFLGIETCLNAVDKDEKGHLWFGALYGLTEYIPSAASKSTLKPEIYFKDVQVAYKSVDTINLKAWTNTNKVLNLTPTQTQLSFAYRSVDIDHPNQIEYRSKLNQNAWSPWTKENKQNFAGLAYGAHQFSVQSRNYRWEESAPIKFNFFIDTPLYKKAAFQWAVIGFALLLLLVLGWLYIRRIRLKNKADKAQLQIKNDLLTLEHKALQLQMNPHFIFNVLNGIKAMAINKPDKMNATINSFATLLRETLNNSRKDQITLGQEIKTIRHYITVEQLMAAKPFTFTITSNCELDPEEILVPPMLIQPFVENAIRHGILKGNKAGVLQIEFNTTEHYLHCTVIDNGIGIFKSQETKIKTDHQSMALTVTKERLTSISGENALQITEIKNDDGTIGGTNITFKIPLLTDY; translated from the coding sequence TTGAGCAAAAAACACACTACATATTTTCTTTTATTCCTACTTTTTGTAAGCTCCATAATTAGCGCGCAAAACAGTCAATTACGATCGTATTCCATAGAAGATGGTTTACCACAATCTCAAGTATACGATATTGTTCAAGATGAAATTGGTTACTTATGGTTAGGCACACAAGGAGGCGGACTCTGTAATTTTGATGGCACCAATTTTTCTGTTTGGAACGAGAATGATGGACTGCTTTCCAATTATATTCATGCGTTATACACGAGTAATGATAGCCTATATATTGGAACAAATCTCGGATTATCCATTAAAGTAAAAAATAAATTTTCAAATTATAAATCTCCGCAAGTCAATCATTTTTATAAATCAGAAAACGGCCTTTATTTAGGCACAGCACAAGGTATTTACAGTTATTCTAATACTGAAAAACTAAAAAAACTAAGCATAAACACAGACATTGATTCCAGTATAGTAAATGCTATTGTTTTCGATGGTACGTTTTATTGGATAGCAACTAACACCGGACTTTGGAAAACAAATAAGCTGGAGGGCACGGGCATCCAAATAGAAAAAATTGAAGAAAACAATTTCAAATCTGTAGCTTATAATAACCATAAAATATTTGCAGCAACTTATAGAGATGGTATTTTAATACTAGATCCAAAAGGTAATGAAGCACCTATTTTATTACGAGAACCACTTGGTATTAATTCCATGGAAATTCATAATAAAAATGAATTATGGGTGGCAACAGATAATGATGGCATCACCATTATAGATACCCAAAATTATGCCGAAAAAAGAAACATAAACAAATCCAAAGGGCTTTCGGTTTCTCATATTAGAAAAACCTTTACCGATAGACAATCTAATATATGGATCGCCACATCTGGTGGTGGTTTTTATAAATATTTCCAAAATAATTTTCAACATTTCGATGCATCGTCGGGCTTAAAAGGCAATCGTATTTATGCTGTACATCATGCAAAAAATAGCCTTTGGATATCGAGTTCCGAAGCTGGTTTAACACAAATAGATACGCTAGGTATTCATCATATTCCTAAAATTAAAGGGTTTTCGAATATAAAAATAAAGACCATAACTAGTGACGATTATGGAAATATTTGGGCCGGATCCGACGGTAATGGTGTACTTTTAAGAACCACCAAAACAGTAGATAGTTTAGTTCCCGATTATAGCGATTCTTTAAACGTTGTTACAAAAGTATTCACCAAAACAGTAATTAAAAACAAGGTTCTAAATACCGAAAACGGATTTCCATTCGATTGGATTCGTAAGCTTGTTAAAGGCCAAAACACCATGTGGGCAGCAACTTATTCTAGTGGTATTATACAGTTTAATTACGATAATGAAAGGGATAGTTTAGTTATCAAAAAAAGATATGGTAAAAAATCTGGCATCACCGATTTATACATAAAAGACATCGCATTAGATAACCAAAACAGATTATGGTACGCCACACAAACAGGTCTTTTAGGTTATATTCAAGATGGCAAACAAACAGCTTTAGGAGCCGTTTTAAACCAGCAAACGGCTATAAGAACGTTGTTGTTTCATCAAGATAAATTGTTTCTAGGAACAGCCGGAAAAGGTATTTGGGTTTCAGAAATTAGCGATAACACTCCAATTTTTAAACCTTTAAAAGGAGCGAAAAAAATGTCTTCAGAAAATATATATCAATTAATATTTGATAATCAAGGTTATTTATGGGCAGGCACAGAACGCGGTGTAGATAAAATTCAATTAAACCAAGATAGTGATATTGAAGACATCTATCATTTTGGAAGAAACGATGGTTTTCTAGGTATAGAAACTTGTTTAAATGCCGTAGATAAAGATGAAAAAGGTCACCTTTGGTTTGGTGCGCTGTATGGCTTAACCGAATACATACCAAGTGCTGCTAGCAAAAGTACTTTAAAACCCGAAATCTATTTTAAAGATGTGCAAGTTGCTTATAAAAGTGTCGATACTATAAACCTAAAGGCTTGGACTAATACAAACAAAGTTCTAAACTTAACCCCAACCCAAACCCAATTAAGTTTTGCCTATAGAAGCGTGGATATCGACCACCCCAATCAAATAGAATATCGGTCTAAATTAAACCAAAACGCGTGGAGCCCGTGGACTAAAGAAAATAAACAGAATTTTGCTGGTTTGGCTTATGGAGCACATCAATTTTCTGTGCAATCTCGAAATTACAGATGGGAGGAAAGCGCACCCATAAAATTCAACTTTTTCATCGATACGCCTTTGTACAAAAAAGCAGCATTTCAATGGGCTGTAATAGGCTTTGCTCTATTGCTTTTATTAGTTTTAGGTTGGCTATACATTAGAAGAATAAGATTAAAAAACAAAGCTGATAAAGCACAATTGCAAATAAAAAACGATCTGCTTACTCTAGAGCATAAGGCGTTGCAATTGCAAATGAATCCACATTTTATCTTCAATGTTTTGAATGGTATAAAGGCCATGGCCATTAACAAACCAGATAAAATGAATGCCACAATAAATAGTTTTGCAACCTTACTTAGAGAAACGCTAAATAACTCCAGAAAAGACCAAATTACTTTAGGTCAAGAAATTAAAACCATACGCCATTATATTACTGTAGAGCAGTTAATGGCAGCCAAACCGTTTACGTTTACAATTACTAGTAACTGCGAACTCGATCCAGAAGAAATTCTTGTGCCACCCATGTTAATTCAGCCCTTTGTAGAAAACGCAATTCGCCATGGTATTTTAAAAGGTAACAAAGCAGGAGTGCTTCAAATTGAATTTAATACTACCGAACATTATTTGCATTGTACAGTAATCGATAATGGTATTGGTATTTTTAAATCTCAGGAAACAAAAATAAAAACAGACCACCAATCTATGGCGCTTACTGTTACAAAAGAGCGTTTAACATCCATTTCGGGCGAAAATGCACTGCAGATTACCGAAATTAAAAATGATGACGGTACTATTGGCGGAACAAATATTACCTTTAAAATTCCTTTATTAACAGATTATTAG
- a CDS encoding VIT and vWA domain-containing protein yields the protein MKYLVTLFLFCSISLGFAQNNDSPYLSVSTKDALIPLKSSKTEVEISGTIAHVKLTQVYQNKGEIPIEAKYVFPLSTQAAVHKMQMTVGNRIINAKIFEKQEAQKVYETAVKEGKRAAKLDQKRPNVFQMNVGNIMPNDEITIAIYYTEMLVPLNGTYQFVAPAVVGPRFTGESEHSEAAFNSPYTSKGTASTFDYDIKVALNAGMIIQNINSSSHQVNINYPDPKTAEIFLSKSNKKPGNRDFILDYNLRGNSIQSGLLLYEHGDENFFALQMEPTNKVNFKDIPSREYLFIVDVSGSMNGYPLEVSKELMRNLLCDLRATDTFNVQLFASSSTVFSTNSVEVNEKNIEAAILFLSEGQGGGGTELLSALKLAYKLPRKDLSSARSMVVITDGYVSVEKEAFELIKNNLDQANVFTFGIGSSVNRYLIEGMAKVSNSESFIATSKTEALETAKAFKNYIETPLLTQVKLKAKGFEIYNMAPSSIPDVFAARPVLVYGKYHGKPEGSIIITGYQGKKKFKQEFKVSSKNVSAKNKALRYLWARKKIEELDDYNKLFSDDVKQDVIDLGIKYNLVTNYTSFVAVDETIVNEDGTLKTIKQPLPMPKNVNNSAVGAEAEVSKKTTFKKSFSITINENLLKTNKRKIKMEFKALYTTLVTKYLKQYDSLRIKFNAEGEITEIEVLDHGTWVYASSVFKEFTGLSVKTLNVNRSITLTLKR from the coding sequence ATGAAATACTTAGTTACACTCTTCCTTTTTTGTTCCATCTCTTTAGGTTTCGCACAAAATAACGATAGTCCATATTTATCAGTATCAACTAAAGACGCTTTAATTCCTTTAAAATCATCTAAAACAGAAGTCGAAATTTCGGGGACTATAGCTCATGTTAAGCTTACTCAAGTCTATCAAAATAAAGGCGAAATTCCCATAGAGGCTAAATATGTTTTTCCGTTGTCTACTCAAGCCGCAGTTCATAAAATGCAGATGACGGTTGGCAATCGTATTATAAACGCTAAAATTTTTGAGAAACAAGAAGCTCAAAAAGTATATGAAACGGCTGTAAAAGAAGGAAAACGAGCTGCAAAACTAGACCAAAAGCGACCTAATGTTTTCCAAATGAATGTGGGGAATATAATGCCTAACGATGAAATTACTATTGCTATTTATTATACTGAAATGTTAGTGCCTTTAAACGGTACTTATCAATTTGTAGCTCCAGCAGTAGTTGGTCCAAGATTTACAGGAGAAAGCGAACATTCAGAAGCTGCTTTTAATTCGCCATATACTTCAAAAGGAACGGCAAGTACTTTTGATTATGATATTAAAGTGGCACTAAATGCTGGCATGATTATTCAAAATATAAATAGCAGCAGCCACCAAGTAAATATTAATTATCCAGATCCAAAAACAGCCGAAATATTTTTATCAAAAAGTAATAAAAAACCTGGGAACAGAGATTTTATTTTAGACTATAACCTTCGTGGCAACAGTATACAATCTGGTTTATTGTTATATGAACATGGCGATGAGAACTTCTTTGCGCTACAAATGGAACCAACAAACAAAGTTAATTTTAAAGATATTCCATCTAGAGAATACCTTTTTATTGTTGATGTTTCGGGGTCTATGAACGGTTATCCTTTAGAAGTTTCAAAAGAACTCATGAGAAATTTACTTTGCGATCTTAGAGCTACAGATACTTTTAACGTTCAGCTGTTTGCTTCTAGCTCTACTGTTTTCAGTACAAATTCAGTAGAAGTCAATGAAAAAAACATAGAAGCTGCTATTCTTTTTCTTTCTGAAGGACAAGGCGGAGGCGGTACAGAGTTGCTTAGCGCATTAAAATTAGCTTATAAATTACCAAGAAAAGACTTAAGCAGCGCGCGTTCTATGGTTGTAATAACAGATGGTTATGTAAGTGTAGAAAAAGAAGCTTTCGAGCTTATTAAAAACAATTTAGACCAAGCCAATGTGTTCACTTTTGGTATAGGCTCTAGTGTAAATCGATATTTAATAGAAGGTATGGCAAAAGTATCGAATAGCGAATCTTTTATAGCCACCTCAAAAACTGAAGCTTTAGAAACAGCAAAAGCTTTTAAAAATTATATAGAAACCCCTTTATTAACACAAGTGAAACTTAAAGCCAAAGGGTTTGAAATTTACAATATGGCTCCAAGTAGCATTCCAGATGTTTTTGCTGCTAGACCTGTGCTTGTTTATGGAAAATACCATGGTAAACCAGAAGGAAGTATTATAATTACTGGTTACCAGGGTAAGAAAAAATTTAAACAAGAATTCAAGGTCTCTTCTAAGAATGTAAGCGCTAAAAACAAAGCTTTACGCTATTTATGGGCAAGAAAAAAAATTGAAGAACTAGACGATTATAATAAGTTGTTTTCGGATGATGTCAAGCAAGATGTTATAGACTTAGGAATAAAATACAATCTAGTAACCAATTACACTTCTTTTGTAGCTGTAGATGAAACTATTGTTAACGAGGATGGCACATTAAAAACAATAAAACAACCGCTTCCAATGCCTAAAAACGTTAATAATTCGGCTGTTGGAGCAGAAGCAGAAGTCTCTAAAAAAACTACGTTTAAGAAGTCTTTTTCTATAACAATCAATGAAAACCTATTGAAAACCAATAAAAGAAAAATTAAGATGGAATTTAAAGCATTATACACAACTTTAGTAACCAAATACTTAAAACAATATGATAGCCTGCGTATAAAGTTTAACGCTGAAGGTGAAATTACAGAAATTGAAGTTCTAGATCATGGCACCTGGGTTTATGCTTCATCTGTTTTTAAAGAGTTTACGGGTTTATCTGTAAAAACATTAAATGTGAATAGAAGTATAACTTTAACCTTAAAAAGATGA